From the genome of Homalodisca vitripennis isolate AUS2020 chromosome 8, UT_GWSS_2.1, whole genome shotgun sequence, one region includes:
- the LOC124368239 gene encoding uncharacterized protein K02A2.6-like: protein MVEDGVVFKGTKVVIPNGMKTLIIKAGHQGIQSCYQRARESLYWPNMFEDLSDFIRSCTVCQSQSRAEIKEPIKSKQIPIRPWEVTAADYFKFKGKSYLVLGDRYSGCFELAEVSSSSYATIKQLKSWFAVHGVPAVLESDNMPFNSAEFKSFSKRWGFEQSISSPNFPRANGLAERFVQTAKDLVRRCYQDGTDLFEALLNHRKHSTRSPDLGSPAQRLMSRRTQTLVPN from the coding sequence ATGGTTGAAGATGGAGTTGTGTTCAAAGGAACCAAAGTTGTAATTCCAAATGGTATGAAAACCCTTATTATCAAAGCTGGACATCAAGGAATTCAATCTTGTTATCAAAGGGCAAGAGAATCCTTGTACTGGCCCAACATGTTTGAAGATTTGAGTGACTTTATACGATCATGCACAGTATGCCAAAGTCAGAGCAGGGCAGAAATAAAAGAACCcatcaaaagtaaacaaattccAATTAGGCCATGGGAGGTTACAGCAGCtgattattttaagttcaaaggCAAAAGTTACCTTGTTCTTGGTGACAGATACTCTGGTTGCTTCGAACTCGCTGAAGTGTCGTCAAGTAGTTATGCAACTATCAAACAGTTGAAGTCATGGTTTGCTGTTCATGGTGTCCCAGCTGTACTGGAATCAGATAATATGCCTTTCAATTCAGCAGagtttaaatcattttcaaaacgATGGGGATTTGAACAGTCCATATCCTCTCCAAACTTCCCAAGAGCAAACGGATTGGCAGAGAGGTTTGTTCAGACAGCGAAAGACTTGGTCAGGCGATGTTATCAAGACGGAACAGACTTATTTGAAGCTCTGTTGAATCATAGAAAACACTCCACACGATCACCAGATCTAGGTTCTCCAGCACAAAGGCTAATGTCTAGAAGGACACAGACATTGGTTCCAAATTGA